The genomic interval ACCGAGGCGCCGCAAGCTGTGATCGATCTCCGACATGATCGCCTTGCGCGACAGGCCGGCCCCGTTCGGGCCCGGATGCATGCGGCTATTCACCTTGGTAGCCAGCACGATCTCATCGCGCTTCGCAAAGTCCTTCAGCGCGCGGCCGACGATTTCCTCGCTCGTGCCGTCGGAATAGACGTTGGCGGTGTCGAAGAAATTGATGCCGTGATCGAGCGCCTGCTTGATGAAGGGGCGCGCCGCTTCATCGTCCAGCGACCACGGATGCGTGCCGCGAGACGGCACGCCGTAGCTCATGCAACCGAGACAAAGACGCGATACATCGAGGCCGGTGCGGCCGAGTTTCACATAATCCATCGTGGTGCTCCTGTTATGAAGTGCACAAAGCCGGTGCGCTGCGGACTATCGATTATAAGAAAACGCTGAAGAACGCGTACGGAGCCGAGTTGCATGCTTTTTCCAGCAGGGCCCGTCAACGCTGACCGGGAGCACATCGCGTAGTGGAAAATAATTTCTTCGCACCTATACTTCTTTCGGCCTGAAAGCAGCACTCTCTCCCAACCTGCATCAAAAGCAAAAGGAAGATCACGATGCTGACTCGCTCACTCGGCGCCGTCTGCGCCATTACCCTCGCGGCATGCGCGGCCTTTTCGTCCGGGCCGGCCAGTGCGGACGACAACGACGGTTTCTCGCGCGGCGACGGCGGCTCGCACGGGCAGCCCGTCAAGGTGATGATCATTTCGATGTTCGGGCCGGAAGGCCAGGTGTGGCTCGATAACCTCGGCCCGTGGCGCGAAATTACAGTGGACGGCTTGTCGCCCGATTACCCGACGGTCCATTGCAACAAGCAGGATGTATGCGTGATGACCACCGGCATGGGACACACCAACGCTGCTGCGTCGATCATGGCGCTGACGTTCTCGCCGCGCTTCGATTTGCGGCACACGTACTTCATGGTTGCCGGCATTGCCGGGATCGATCCACAGCAGGGCACGGTGGGCTCCGCCGCGTGGGCGAAATATCTGGTCGACTTCGGGATTCAATGGGAGATCGACGGGCGTGAGATTCCGCCCAACTGGAATACCGGCTACCTCGGCATCAATACGACGAGTCCGTCGGACAAGCCGCCGCTCGACTATCGCACTGAAGTGTTCCAGTTGAACAAGCGGCTCGCGAATACGGCGTTCGCGTTATCTCGCCACGTGACGCTGTCCGATAACGCGCAGGCTCAGGCCGCGCGGGCCAAGTACTCATATCCGCCGGCGAACCTTCCGCCGACCGTCATTCAATGCGATACGCTCGCGGGCGACACCTGGTGGTCGGGCACGCTGCTTGGGCAGCGTGCCCGCGACTGGACCAAAATCCTGACCGATGGAAAAGGTGTCTACTGCACGACGCAGCAAGAGGACAACGCCACCTACGAGGCGCTCAAGCGCGCGGCTTCAGTACACAAGGTGGATTTGGATCGCGTTGCCGTGTTGCGGGCGGGCTCCGATTTCGACCGGCCCTATGACGGGCAGACGAGTGCGGACAACCTGCTGAACTATGCCGCGCAAGGCGGCTTTACGATCGCCATCCAGAACCTGTTCCTGTCGGGCAATCCGCTCGTGCAGGATATCTCCACGCATTGGGGCGAGTGGCGTGACGGCGTGCCGAGGCGCTAGGTCTGTGCGCATGTGACTGTGCCCGCGGACCAGATCCGCGGGCACTCGCTGCTACTTTCGACATTTAGTGTTGCGGCGCGCGGTACGGCGTCCACACGGGGGTATCGGTATCCCAATGGTCGAGTTCCGAGGGTGTCATGATGAGCTCCTTTTTGAAGAGTGCATGAATGGCGCCGCAATGAATATTTCTTTTGGAAACCGAATCATTGCGGCAAGCTGGTTTTACTGTCCGTTGGCCACACGCGTAACGTCGCCGCTCGTGCCTTCCTGCCGCGCGATGCGTTCAGCCTGGGTTTGACCGATCAGGCCTTTGTTCGGATACGTCGTGCGATTCAGCGCGGGCAACGAGCCGTCGCGATACGCTGCGACCAGTTCGGCCTTCACTTCTTCACGCGACTTCGCGGTCGTGGTCGGCGCGGGTTGCGTGTTGTACGAGCCGGCGCGGCCAATGCCGCCGCTGCTGCTTTGTGCAAACACCGGGGCGCTCACGAGCAGCGAAAGAGCCAGACCTGCTAAGAGATTGCGTTTCATGATTCACTCCTGTCGATTCGTTTGCAGCACGAGCGGCGCTGCGACAGGGTGAAATGTAGACTTCGAGGCGGTGCGGATAAACCGCACTTTCGCGAAATGAATTGTCGCGATTCCAGAACAATCGTTTCAATGCTGAGTGAAACGCCTTGCCGGCGTTGTAGCAAAAGAAAACCGCGGCATTAGAGCCGCGGTTGGAATTCACTGTTCCAGATTCTGTACTTCAATTCACGCGTCTTATGCGACCCATTCAGTTATCACGGGCGTATCGAGCATTGGAGCAGACTCGCGTTCTTCGAAAGTGCGTTTCGTGCACGTTGCGTCCAGACTGCCACGTCCACTCAATAACGGACAACGGTCGAACAGCTCCGCGATCCAGTCTACGAAAACGCGGACTTTAGGCGACAGATGCCGACTGTGCGGATAGACTGCCGAAATTGGCATCGGCAAAGGCTTCAGTTCTGGCAGTACTTCGACCAGTTGGCCCGACCGCAGATGCGGCAGCACCATGAAGAGCGCAGGCTGAATCAGGCCGAAGCCTTCCAATCCGCAAGTCACGTAGGCGTCCGCGTCGTTCACCGAGACGATGCTCTTCATTTTCACTTCGATTTCTTTGCCATCAACCAGGAAGGCCCAATCGAGCGTGCGACCCGTGCGGCTCGAGAAGTAATTGACTGCTTTGTGATTCTCCAGGTCTTCGAGCGACGTCGGCATGCCCGCGCGCTCGATGTAGTCGGGGGCCGCGCAGGTCACGCCCTCGAACAAACCGATCCGGCGCGCCACCAGCGAGGAATCCTGTAGCGCGCCGACCCGCACCACGCAATCCACGCCTTCCTGCAGCAGGTCAACCGGCCGGTCCGTCAGGCCGAGTTGCAGGTCGATGTCCGGATAGCGCGTGTGGAATTCACACAGCGAAGGAATCACCAGCAAGCGGCCGATCGACCCCGGCATGTCGATGCGCAGCTTGCCGTGCGGCTTTTTATTGCCGCTTTGAAAACTGGCCTCGGTCTCTTCGACGTCCGCGAGAATGCGCACGCAGCGCTCGTAGTACGCCGCGCCGTCGGGCGTGAGCGACAAACGGCGCGTGGTCCGATGCATCAGACGCGTACCGAGGAACGCTTCGAGGTTCTGAATAATCGTGGTAACCGATGCGCGCGGCAGGTCGAGCGTTTCCGCCGCGCGGGTAAAGCTGTTGGTGTCGACGACACGAGTGAACACTTGCATGGCCTGAAGCCGGTCCATTGCAGACCTCCAATAGGGGCTGGCGCACTGAGCAGGAATGGACTCCACCGCGAATCCGCAGACAATCGCATTCGATTGTTCAGGGGCGCCGAATTGTGTTGCCGGATTATAGGCATTTATTTACGAGTCTGCCGAACCCACAATTCGCACCATTGAAGTTCTATGCGCATTGCGCGGCTCGACATGGAAGCATTTAAACCGCCGTACTCCTTTGTGCCTACCGGCAGCAGCCCGGCAGAGGCCGACAGCACGGCACTCGAAGTCTCTGACGTGCAGATCGAAGGGCACGCGCAGGACATCACGTTGCGTCTGTATAGACAGGAAAAGAAAACCTCACTGCCGGTACTGCTTTATTTCCACGGTGGTGGATTCACGAAGGGCTCGATCGACCAGGCCGACTACGCCTCGCGTTATTTCGCAGAACACTTACCGGCGCTGGTCGTGTCGGTCGGTTATTCGCTGGCGCCGCAGTTTCCGTTTCCGGCCGCGCCTGAAGACGCGCATCGTGCGGCGCTGTGGGTGCAGACACGAGCGCGCGCGTTTGGCGGGAACAGCAAGAAGGTCGGCGTGGCCGGCCACGACGCGGGCGGGCAATTGGCCAATTGCCTCGCGTTTATCGCGCGGGATCGCGGCGACGTGCGAATTTCCGCGCAGGCGCTGTTCGGGCCGATGCTCGATCCGAGTCTGACGCGCCTTGGCGACGAAAAGCGCCTCGGCTCGGACATCACGGCAAAAGAGTGCGCGGCGTGTTATCGCGCATATCTGCCGCAAGCGTCGCAGCGTATGCATCCGTACGCCGCGCCGCTCGAATCGTCGCGCCTCGCGGGCCTGCCGGCCACGCTGATCGCGACGGCGCAAAACGACGTGCTGCATGTGGAAGCGGAGAAGTACGCCAGCAGCCTGATCGACGCCGGTGTGCTGACCCAGGTGGTCCGCTATCCGAGCGTGTCGCATGCCGCGCTGGCCGATCATCCGCCCGCCCTGCAGGAAGCAGTGCGATTTTTTCAGTGGCGCTTCGATGCACGCGCATCGCTGAAACAGAAATAAGCAGAACTTTAATCAACGATCTCGGGAGCTTCACATGACTATCCTTCCTCTTTCCCGTCGCCGTGTGGCGATTGCCGCACTTGCCGTCATTGTCGTGGCCGGGCTGGGCACGTTCGGCGCGATTCGCGTGGACGCGAGCTCGCCCGCCGCGCCGACCATCGTGCCGGAAGTCGATGTGGCCACGGTGGTGCAAAAAACCATCACCGATTGGCAGAGCTACTCGGGCCGCCTCGAAGCCGTCGAGAAAGTGGACGTGCGTTCGCAGGTGCCGGGCACCATCGTGTCCGTCAACTTCAAGGACGGCGCGCTCGTGAAGAAAGGCGACACGCTGTTCGTGATCGACCCGCGTCCGTATGCGGCCGAGGTGGATCGCGCCGAGGCGCAACTGGCCGCAGCACAGGCGCGCACGGGCTACACGCAAAGCGATTGGGAGCGCGCGCAACGCCTGATCGCCGACAACGCGATCGCCAAACGCGACTACGACGAGAAGCAGAACGCCGCGCGTGAGGCGAGCGCCAACCTGAAGGCCGCGCAAGCCGCGCTCGAAACCGCCCGCATCAATCTCGGCTACACGAAGATTGTCGCGCCGGTTTCGGGCCGCGTGTCGCGCGCGGAAATCACCGTGGGCAACGTCATCTCGGCGGGCGCGACGGCTGCGCCGCTGACCACGCTGGTGTCGGTTTCGCCGATCTACGCATCGTTCGACGCGGACGAACAAACGTATCTGCAATATCTGAGCCGCGCGAAAGATGGCAGCAAGGTGCCGGTGGAACTCGGTCTCGCGGACGAAACCGGCTACTCGCGCAGCGGCGTGATCGAGTCGGTGGACAACCGGCTCGACACGTCGTCGGGCACGATCCGCGTGCGCGCGCGTTTCGATAACCAGGACGGTGCACTGATTCCAGGTCTGTATGCACGCGTGAAAGTGGGCGGCAGCGAGCCGCATCCGGCGCTGTTGATCGACGACGCAGCAGTGGGCACCGATCAGGACAAGAAGTTCGTGCTGGTGGTCGATCAGAACAATCACGTTGCGTATCGCTCGATCGACGTGGGCGGCATGCAAGGCAATCTGCGTGTGGTGAAGGGCGGCTTGAAAGCCACCGACCGGATCGTCGTGAACGGCATACAGCGCGTGCGTCCGGGTGACGCGGTGCGCGCGCACATGGTGCCGATGACCACGGATGGCGATCCGAATAGCGCACCGCTCGCACAAAAGCAGACGCCCGCACAGCCGCAATCGCAGGCCCAATCGCAGGCACAAACGCAGGCACAAACGCAGACGCGCACCAAAGCGGACAAGAATTCGTGAGCCTCGCGCGCCGCGGTCTGACTGCGCGGCGCTTGCTCCAACGTTAAGAGCTTCCCATGAACATATCCAAATTCTTCATCGATCGACCGATCTTTGCCGGCGTGCTGTCGGTACTGATCCTGCTGGCGGGCATTATTTCGCTCTTCAAGCTGCCGATCTCGGAGTATCCGGAAGTCGTGCCGCCTTCGGTGGTGGTGCACGCGCAGTATCCGGGTGCGAATCCGAAGGTGATCGCCGAAGCGGTCGCTTCGCCGCTCGAAGAGCAGATCAACGGCGTCGAGAACATGCTGTACATGCAGTCGCAAGCGAATAGCGACGGCAATCTCACGCTCACGGTGACCTTCAAGCTTGGCACCAATCCGGACCTCGCGACGCAGCTCGTGCAGAACCGCGTCAATCAGGCGCTGCCGCGTCTGCCGGAAGACGTGCAACGCCTCGGCGTCACCACGATCAAGAGTTCGCCCACGCTGACCATGGTGGTGCATTTGATCTCGCCGAACAATCGCTACGACATGACGTATCTGCGCAACTACGCGCTGCTGAACGTCAAGGACCGGCTCGCGCGGATTCAGGGCGTCGGCGAAGTGCAGTTGTGGGGTTCGGGTGACTACGCGATGCGCGTCTGGCTCGATCCGCAGAAAGTGTCGCAACGCGGCCTGACGGCGACCGAGGTGGTCAACGCGATCCGTGAGCAGAACATTCAGGTGGCGGCCGGTGTGATCGGCGCATCGCCTTCGGTGCCGGGCACGCAACTGCAGTTGTCGGTGAATGCGCGTGGCCGTCTGAGGACTGAGGGCGAATTCGGCGACATCATCGTCAAGACCACGCCGGACGGCGGTGTGACTTACCTGAAAGATATTGCGCGGATCGAACTCGCGGCGTCGGAGTACGGATTGCGTTCGCTGCTCGACAACAAACCGGCGGTGGCGCTCGCCATCAACCAGGCGCCGGGTGCGAACTCGCTCGCGATTTCCGATCAGGTGCGTACCGCGATGAAGGAACTCGCGGAAGACATGCCGGCGGGCGTCGAATACAAGATCGTCTACGACCCGACGCAGTTCGTGCGCTCGAGTATCGAGGCGGTCGTACATACGCTGCTTGAAGCGATCGCGCTGGTGGTGATCGTCGTGATCGTGTTCCTGCAGACGTGGCGTGCTTCGATCATTCCGCTGATCGCGGTGCCGGTGTCGATTGTCGGGACGTTCTCGTTGCTGCTTGCGTTCGGCTTCTCGATCAACGCGTTGTCGCTGTTCGGCATGGTGCTCGCCATCGGGATCGTGGTGGACGATGCGATCGTGGTGGTGGAGAACGTCGAGCGGAACATCGAAAACGGGCTGAGTGCGCGCGACGCGACCTACAAGGCCATGCAGGAAGTGAGCGGGCCGATTATCGCTATCGCGCTGACGCTCGTCGCCGTGTTCGTACCGCTCGCGTTCATGACCGGTTTGACGGGCCAGTTCTACAAGCAGTTCGCGATGACCATCGCGATCTCGACGGTGATCTCGGCGTTCAACTCGCTGACCCTGTCGCCGGCGTTGTCCGCGATGCTGCTGCGCAGCCATGGCGCGAAGGAAGACTTCCTGACGCGTGTGATGAATCGCGTGCTGGGTGGTTTTTTCAGGCGTTTCAACAAGGTCTTTCATCGCGGTTCGACGGAGTATGGCCGCGGCGTGACCGGCGTGCTGCGCCGTAAGGGCGCGATGCTGGCGGTCTACGCGATTCTGCTGGGCGCGACCGTGCTGATCTCGCGCGTGGTGCCGGGCGGCTTCGTGCCGGCGCAGGACAAGGAATACCTGATCGCCTTTGCGCAGTTGCCGAACGGTGCGTCGCTGGATCGCACGGAGAAGGTGATTCGCGACATGAGCTCGATTGCGCTGAAGCAGCCGGGCGTGGAGAGCGCGGTGGCGTTCCCGGGTCTGTCGGTGAACGGCTTCACGAATAGCTCCAGCGCGGGCATCGTGTTTGTCACGCTCAAGCCCTTCAAGGATCGCGGCAACAAGAAGCTGTCGGCCGGTGCGATTGCCGGTGCGCTGAATCAGCAATACGGTGCGATCAAGGATTCGTTCGTCGCGGTGTTCCCGCCGCCACCCGTGCTCGGTCTCGGTACGCTCGGCGGCTTCAAGATGCAGTTGGAAGATCACGGCGCGCTCGGTTACGCGGAGTTGAACAAGGCCGCGGAGGCGTTCGTGAAGAAGGCCGCGCAGACGCCTGAACTCGGCCCGACCTTCTCGAGCTATCAGATCAACGTGCCGCAATTGAACGTGGACCTCGACCGTGTGAAGGCCAAGCAGCTCGGCGTGCCGGTCACGGACGTGTTCAACACGATGCAGATCTATCTCGGCTCGCTGTATGTGAACGACTTCAACCGCTTTGGCCGTGTGTATCAAGTGCGGGTGCAGGCGGACGCGCCGTTCCGTCAACGCGCCGACGACATCCTGCAACTGAAGACGCGCAATGCCGCGGGCGACATGGTGCCGTTGTCGTCGCTCGTGACGGTAACGCCGACGTTCGGTCCGGAAATGGTGGTGCGTTACAACGGCTATACGGCTGCCGACATCAACGGTGGGCCTGCGCCGGGCTTCTCGTCGGGTCAGGCGCAAGCCGCGGCCGAACGCGTGGCGGCGGAAGTTTTGCCGCACGGTGTGAAGCTCGAATGGACCGACTTGACGTATCAGCAGATTCTGGCCGGCAATGCGGGCTTGTGGGTGTTCCCGATCAGCGTGCTGCTCGTGTTCCTCGTACTCGCCGCACTGTATGAAAGCCTGACGCTGCCACTCGCTGTGATTCTGATCGTGCCGATGAGCGTGCTGTCCGCGCTGACCGGCGTGTGGCTCACGGGTGGCGACAACAACATCTTTACGCAGATCGGTTTGATGGTGCTGGTGGGCTTGTCGGCGAAGAACGCGATTCTGATTGTCGAGTTCGCTCGCGAACTGGAGCATGACGGGCATACGCCGCTGTCGGCGGCGATCGAGGCGAGCCGTTTGCGTCTGCGGCCAATTTTGATGACGTCGATCGCGTTCATCATGGGCGTGGTGCCGCTGGTGCTATCGAGCGGAGCCGGTTCGGAGATGCGTCATGCGATGGGTATCGCGGTGTTCTTCGGCATGCTCGGCGTCACGCTGTTCGGTCTGATGCTGACCCCTGTGTTCTATGTGGTGCTGCGGACGCTGGCGGGCGGAACGATTCACGTCGCGCAGAAAGATTCGCCGCACTATGGCGCGCCGGTGACGGACGCTTGAGGAGAAAACAATAATGAAACGCTTTGAATCTTTGAGCGGGTGGGGCCGGGCGGCTGCCAGCGGTTTGCTGGTCGCGTTGCTCGCCGCCTGCTCGTTGGAGCCCACGTACAAGCGGCCGGACGTGGATGCGCCGGCTGCGTTCAAGGAAGCGCCGGCGGCGTCGGCTACGGCGGGTGCCTCTGCGCCCTCGGCTGCGTCGGGTGTGTCGGCGCAGGACAACGGTACGTGGAAACAGGCCCAGCCCGCTGACGACGCGCATCGCGGCGAATGGTGGACGATTTTCGGCGACCCGCAACTCAATGCACTCGAGGAGCAGGCTTCGGCTGCGAATCAGGACCTGAAGGCGGCCGCGGCGCGCGTGCAGCAGGCGCGTGCAGTGACGCAGGCCGCGAAGTCGGACTGGTTCCCGAAGCTCGATGCGGGCTTCGGCCCGACGCGCGAGCGTGCTTCTGCGGCGTCGCAATTTCAGCCCGACAGCGTGGGCGGCACCAACGGCACCATCTGGCGTGCGCAAACTACCGCGTCGTACGAAGCGGATCTGTTCGGGCGGGTCGGCTCGAACGTGAACGCGTCGCGTTCGGACGAACAGCAAAGCGAAGCGCTGTTCCGTTCGGTGCAATTGTCCTTGCAGGCAGACGTCGCGCAGAACTACTTCCAGTTGCGCGAGCTCGATACGGATCAGGACTTGTACCGTCGTACGGTGGCATTGCGTGAGGACACGCTGAAGCTGGTCGAACGGCGCTTCAAGGAAGGCGACATCGGCGAGCTGGATGTATCGCGAGCCCGCAACGAACTGGCGAGTGCGCGTGCGGACGCCGTGGGCGTGGCGCGTCAACGCGCGGCGTCGGAACATAGCCTCGCGATTCTGCTCGGCAAACCGCCGGCGGATTTCTCGTTCGCGGAAGCGCCGCTGGTTCCGGTCACGGTGCGCGTGCCGCCTGGCTTGCCTTCCGATTTGCTGGAACGCCGGCCGGATATTTCGGCGGCTGAGCGCGCGATGCAGGCAGCGAATGCGCGTGTCGGCCTCGCGAAGTCGGCGTTCTTCCCGAAACTCGATATCACCGGCGGCGCCGGCTTCGAATCGGCGACGCTTGGCGATCTGTTCAAGTGGTCGAGCCGTGCGTTCATTCTCGGGCCGTTTGCCGGCACGGCACTGACGCTGCCGTTGTTCGACGGCGGCCGGCGCAAGGCGAATCTTGCGCAAGCCCGTTCGAAGTATGACGAGGACGTGGCGCAGTATCGTCAGCAGGTGCTGGTGGCGTTCCGTGAGGTGGAGGACAACCTGTCCGATTTGCGTTTGCTCGACGATCAAATGCGCGAGCAGAACGATGCGGTTCAGGCTTCGCAACGGGCTGCGCATCTGTCGCGCACGCAGTACACGGAGGGTGCGGTCAGCTACCTGGACGTGATCGACGGCGAGCGGCAGGTGCTGACTTCGCAACTGCAGGCGAGCCATCTGTCGGGCACGCAGGCGGTGGCGACCGTCAATCTGATTCGCGCGTTGGGCGGTGGCTGGGGTGATGTGAAAGCGGCGGATACGGCGGTGGGTGCGGTTGCGCCGGCATCCGCGCCGGTGACGGCCGCCGCTGCCGTGCAACAGGTGGCGAAGCAGTAATTCGTCGAATCACGGACGAGTGGCAGACGCCGGGTCGCGCGAAAGCGCGGCCCGGTTTTTTTTGCCCAAATCATTTTTCCCGCTTTCCTTCCAAAAATCCCTTCGTAGACCGCCGCTTTGTCGCCCACTATGATGAGTCGCACCTCATCTGGAGAGAGGCGATGACCTGTCCGACCTTCCGCTGTCCGCGCTGACCGCATTGCGCGTCCTGTCGCTGCCACGCGCGGTTTAAGCCGCACGTAGCGGACTTTCCGTTGCCCGACCTATCCGGCAAGCTGATTGCGTCTTGGAGCTAATCCCTTTGTAGACGCCTCAAAGCACACCATCGGATCGGCTCGCTTGAATCAAACCACGCCCGAAACTGACGAGTTCACCATGCGCATTTTTCTGTCCACCGTGCAGCGCTTTTTCCACACGCCGGCTGTCTCGCTCATCAGCGCGTTCGGTCTCGCGCTCGTGTTGCAGGCCACGCCCGCTTCAGCGGCCGACTCGCCCACGCTGAAAATCGGCACCGCAACCAGCCCGCAAATCGAAGCGCTCAAAATCGCCGCGCGCGAAGCGAAAGAGCAGGGCCTCGACGTGAAGATCATCGAGTTCACGGACTGGAATACGCCGAACGCGGCGCTCGCCAACAAGGACATCGATGTCAACTACTTCCAGCATATTCCGTTTCTCGAGAATGCGAAGAAGCAGGGCGGCTATAACTTCGTCGCAATCGCGCCGGGCACGATCATGAAGATCGGTCTGTATTCGAAGAAGATCAAACGCTTCGACGAATTGAAAGACGGCGCGACGGTCGCGATCGCCAACGACCCGGTCAACGGCGGACGCGGCCTGCTATTGCTGCAGCGCGCCGGCCTCATCAAGCTGAAGCCGGGCATCGACTATCGCGCGACGACGCTCGACATCATCGACAACCCGAAGCATCTGAAGATCGTGCAGCTGGAAGCATCGCAACTGGCGCGTTCGCTCGACGACGTCGATCTCGCACAGGGTTACCCGAGTTTCATCAAGCTCGCCGGCACCACCGATCCGAATAGCGCGCTGCTGTTCGATGGCCTGGAAAACAAAAACTACGCGATTCAATGGGTCGTGCGTCCGGAAAGCGCGAACGATCCGCGTATCCGCAAGTTCATTGCGATCTATCAGCATTCGCCGGCAGTGCGCGCCGCGCTCGACAAAGCCTTCGGCAATCTCTACGCCGTCGCGTGGTAAGCCGCGCGCTGAGCCGAAACTGCAAAGCCCAAGGAGCCGCACGATGGCAAAGAAAAAGATCTTGCTGAACGCGTTCAACATGAATGCGGTCGGCCACATCAATCACGGATTGTGGACGCACCCACGCGACCGTTCGGCGCATTACACCGACCTCGACTATTGGACGAGCCTTGCGCAAACGCTGGAGCGCGGCAAGTTCGACGGGATCTTTCTCGCGGATATCGTCGGCGTGTACGACGTTTATCAAGGTGGACCGGAAACGCCGCTGCGGGAATCGGTGCAGATTCCAATCAACGATCCATCGCTGATCGTGCCCGCGATGGCGCACGTGACCAAACACATCGGCTTTGGCGTCACGTCGAATCTGACTTATGAACCGCCGTATCTGTTCGCGCGCCGTATGTCGACGCTCGATCATTTGACCAAAGGCCGGGTGGGCTGGAACATCGTGACGGGCTATCTGGACAGCGCGGCGCGCGGCATGGGCCTCGCGCAGCAGATCAGCCACGACGACCGCTACGACCGCGCCGACGATTACATGGACGTGGTCTACAAGCTGTGGGAGCAGAGCTGGGAAGACGACGCGGTGGTGCGCGACCGCGCGGCGCGCATCTTCTCGCATCCGGACAAGGTGCATCGCGTGAAGCACGACGGTCCGTACTATTCGATCGATGCGATTCATCTCAGCGAGCCGTCGCCGCAACGCACACCGGTCTTGTACCAGGCGGGGTCGTCCAGCCGCGGCGTCGATTTCGCGGCACGTCACGCGGAATGCGTGTTCGTCGGCGGCCAGAACAAGCAATTGACGCGCTCAATTGTCGACGACATCCGTGCGCGCGCGGTGAGCTTTGGCCGCGCGCCGGACGACATCAAGATCTTTGCGGGCATTACCGTGGTAGTCGGCGAAACCGAACGGCTCGCGCAGGAGAAATTCGAGGAATACCGCCGTTATGCGAGCGCCGAAGGAGGCATCGCGCATTTCTCCAGTTCGACCGGCATCGACTTCTCGCAATACGAATTGGACGAACCGATCTCCTACGTGAAGACCGAGTCGATGCAATCGGCCGTCGAGGCGATTTCGAAGAAGAG from Paraburkholderia phytofirmans PsJN carries:
- a CDS encoding purine-nucleoside phosphorylase; this translates as MLTRSLGAVCAITLAACAAFSSGPASADDNDGFSRGDGGSHGQPVKVMIISMFGPEGQVWLDNLGPWREITVDGLSPDYPTVHCNKQDVCVMTTGMGHTNAAASIMALTFSPRFDLRHTYFMVAGIAGIDPQQGTVGSAAWAKYLVDFGIQWEIDGREIPPNWNTGYLGINTTSPSDKPPLDYRTEVFQLNKRLANTAFALSRHVTLSDNAQAQAARAKYSYPPANLPPTVIQCDTLAGDTWWSGTLLGQRARDWTKILTDGKGVYCTTQQEDNATYEALKRAASVHKVDLDRVAVLRAGSDFDRPYDGQTSADNLLNYAAQGGFTIAIQNLFLSGNPLVQDISTHWGEWRDGVPRR
- a CDS encoding DUF4148 domain-containing protein produces the protein MKRNLLAGLALSLLVSAPVFAQSSSGGIGRAGSYNTQPAPTTTAKSREEVKAELVAAYRDGSLPALNRTTYPNKGLIGQTQAERIARQEGTSGDVTRVANGQ
- a CDS encoding LysR family transcriptional regulator — its product is MDRLQAMQVFTRVVDTNSFTRAAETLDLPRASVTTIIQNLEAFLGTRLMHRTTRRLSLTPDGAAYYERCVRILADVEETEASFQSGNKKPHGKLRIDMPGSIGRLLVIPSLCEFHTRYPDIDLQLGLTDRPVDLLQEGVDCVVRVGALQDSSLVARRIGLFEGVTCAAPDYIERAGMPTSLEDLENHKAVNYFSSRTGRTLDWAFLVDGKEIEVKMKSIVSVNDADAYVTCGLEGFGLIQPALFMVLPHLRSGQLVEVLPELKPLPMPISAVYPHSRHLSPKVRVFVDWIAELFDRCPLLSGRGSLDATCTKRTFEERESAPMLDTPVITEWVA
- a CDS encoding alpha/beta hydrolase, with amino-acid sequence MEAFKPPYSFVPTGSSPAEADSTALEVSDVQIEGHAQDITLRLYRQEKKTSLPVLLYFHGGGFTKGSIDQADYASRYFAEHLPALVVSVGYSLAPQFPFPAAPEDAHRAALWVQTRARAFGGNSKKVGVAGHDAGGQLANCLAFIARDRGDVRISAQALFGPMLDPSLTRLGDEKRLGSDITAKECAACYRAYLPQASQRMHPYAAPLESSRLAGLPATLIATAQNDVLHVEAEKYASSLIDAGVLTQVVRYPSVSHAALADHPPALQEAVRFFQWRFDARASLKQK
- a CDS encoding efflux RND transporter periplasmic adaptor subunit; translated protein: MTILPLSRRRVAIAALAVIVVAGLGTFGAIRVDASSPAAPTIVPEVDVATVVQKTITDWQSYSGRLEAVEKVDVRSQVPGTIVSVNFKDGALVKKGDTLFVIDPRPYAAEVDRAEAQLAAAQARTGYTQSDWERAQRLIADNAIAKRDYDEKQNAAREASANLKAAQAALETARINLGYTKIVAPVSGRVSRAEITVGNVISAGATAAPLTTLVSVSPIYASFDADEQTYLQYLSRAKDGSKVPVELGLADETGYSRSGVIESVDNRLDTSSGTIRVRARFDNQDGALIPGLYARVKVGGSEPHPALLIDDAAVGTDQDKKFVLVVDQNNHVAYRSIDVGGMQGNLRVVKGGLKATDRIVVNGIQRVRPGDAVRAHMVPMTTDGDPNSAPLAQKQTPAQPQSQAQSQAQTQAQTQTRTKADKNS
- a CDS encoding efflux RND transporter permease subunit, with the translated sequence MNISKFFIDRPIFAGVLSVLILLAGIISLFKLPISEYPEVVPPSVVVHAQYPGANPKVIAEAVASPLEEQINGVENMLYMQSQANSDGNLTLTVTFKLGTNPDLATQLVQNRVNQALPRLPEDVQRLGVTTIKSSPTLTMVVHLISPNNRYDMTYLRNYALLNVKDRLARIQGVGEVQLWGSGDYAMRVWLDPQKVSQRGLTATEVVNAIREQNIQVAAGVIGASPSVPGTQLQLSVNARGRLRTEGEFGDIIVKTTPDGGVTYLKDIARIELAASEYGLRSLLDNKPAVALAINQAPGANSLAISDQVRTAMKELAEDMPAGVEYKIVYDPTQFVRSSIEAVVHTLLEAIALVVIVVIVFLQTWRASIIPLIAVPVSIVGTFSLLLAFGFSINALSLFGMVLAIGIVVDDAIVVVENVERNIENGLSARDATYKAMQEVSGPIIAIALTLVAVFVPLAFMTGLTGQFYKQFAMTIAISTVISAFNSLTLSPALSAMLLRSHGAKEDFLTRVMNRVLGGFFRRFNKVFHRGSTEYGRGVTGVLRRKGAMLAVYAILLGATVLISRVVPGGFVPAQDKEYLIAFAQLPNGASLDRTEKVIRDMSSIALKQPGVESAVAFPGLSVNGFTNSSSAGIVFVTLKPFKDRGNKKLSAGAIAGALNQQYGAIKDSFVAVFPPPPVLGLGTLGGFKMQLEDHGALGYAELNKAAEAFVKKAAQTPELGPTFSSYQINVPQLNVDLDRVKAKQLGVPVTDVFNTMQIYLGSLYVNDFNRFGRVYQVRVQADAPFRQRADDILQLKTRNAAGDMVPLSSLVTVTPTFGPEMVVRYNGYTAADINGGPAPGFSSGQAQAAAERVAAEVLPHGVKLEWTDLTYQQILAGNAGLWVFPISVLLVFLVLAALYESLTLPLAVILIVPMSVLSALTGVWLTGGDNNIFTQIGLMVLVGLSAKNAILIVEFARELEHDGHTPLSAAIEASRLRLRPILMTSIAFIMGVVPLVLSSGAGSEMRHAMGIAVFFGMLGVTLFGLMLTPVFYVVLRTLAGGTIHVAQKDSPHYGAPVTDA